CCCTGTTATTTGAGAAATTTCAGCAGTTAGAGACTGCCCGCCAACGGCAATACCAGGGCACCGGATTGGGCCTGGCCTTGACCCAGCAACTGGTTGATTTACATGGGGGGTCGATTCAGGTCAGTTCTACCGTGGGAGAGGGATCTGTCTTTATGGTGCGGTTACCGATGCAATCGCTGGCGGGTCCCACTCGTCCCATGGCCAGTGCCCCCGCCATCACGGCTGACTCCGAGGTGGGTCGGATTGTTTTGGTGGAAGACAATGAGGAGACGGCCAGTCTCATCTGCGATTTATTGACAGCAGCTGATTATCAAGTGATTTGGGTGATGGAGGGCTCGACGGTGGTCGAGCAAGTCAAGTTACTGCAACCAGCCGCTGTCATCATCAACCTAAATATGGCTGATACCCATGGGGGTGGCATCATGCAAGCCTTGCGGTCTACTCCCACCACTGCCAGTGTTAAGATCGTTGCCTTAATCGATGTCGGCGATGCAGAGCAGAGTATGGCTGCGCACCGGGTAGGGGCGGATGAGGTATTGCCTGCTGCCATTGTTCCAGATCAGTTGTTAACGACAATTCATACCCTGATGACCTCATTACCGGTGCCCTAATGCTATGACTGCTCCCTCAGTGGAATTACCCTGCGACCTCTACGCCATTCCTATCTGAGATGCCATGAATCCGATACAGGATGCCTTTATTTCCTACGGACGAGCTGACAGTAAACAGTTCGTCCGTAAGCTCAGTGATCGGCTGCTTGAGTCGGGAATTGAAGTGTGGGTTGACTTCGAGGATATTCCCTTAGGGGTTGATTATCAGAAGCAAATTGATGATGCCATTGATAAGGCGGATAACTTCATCTTTGTCATTGCCCCGCACTCCATCAACTCGGCTTACTGTCTGCTAGAAGTCGAGCGAGCCCTGAAGCACAACAAACGTATCATTCCATTACTGCACGTTGAGCAGATTAGTTACGACACTTGGAAGGAGCGAAATCCAGAGGGAACTGCGGCTGACTGGGACACTTTCCGCTCGGCTGGAAAACATTCCAGTTTCCCCAACATGCACCCGGCCATCAGTAAAATCAACTGGGTTTATTGTCGCGAAGGCATTGATGACTTCGACCAGTCTTTTCAAGGGCTGTTAGATATCTTCCAGCGGTCCCGTGACTATGTGCGTCAGCATACGACTCTGTTGAGCCAGGCCTTGACATGGGAGCGGAATCAAAGACAAATCCAATATCTGCTGGCGGGTGAATCGCTACAACAGGCGGAAGCCTGGCTCAAAACTCGTTTTAGGGAGGTTCAATCGCCCTGCTGGCCCACAGATCTGCAGTGCGAGTTCATCACCGAAAGCATTAAAAATGCCAATAATTACATGACTCAGGCCTTTCTGAGTCATGCGGAGGAGGATGCAGCGATCGCCCGAGAAGTTCACCTGTCGCTACGGCGGATGGGGTTCACGACTTGGACCAGTTGGAGTGATATTCGCACTGGGGTAGATTTTCAGGCGGCCATCGATCTCGGGATTGAGGCGGCTGATAATTTGATCTATTTGTTGTCGCCGGCGTCGTTGCGATCGCACTACTGTCAGTACGAACTAAACTATGCCCTGCGCCTGAATAAGCGGATTATTCCGCTGCTGGTGCGCCCGGTTGACCTAGAAACAGTGCCAGAACCGCTGCGAGTCCTGCAATTCATTGACCTAAGCGATAACACTCAACCCTCAGACTATTGGTCTGACGAGAGCGATTTAATCAGGGCTCTGAACCGGGAAGCCACCTACTACGACACCCACAAGCGGCTGTTAGTTCAGGCCTTGAAGTGGCAACGACAGCGACAAAATCCCAGTATTTTGCTGCGCGGTTATGAGCTGCGGCAGGCCGAGTCTTGGCTGACGGTGGCTAAGCAGCATCCCCAACATCCACCGGTTTCTATTCAGACAGACTTCATTGAGACCAGCCGGCAGCAGCCGCTTGATATTACCATTGATGTCTTTATTTCCTGCTCCGAAAAAGACCTAGATTTTGCCCGCCGCCTCAACGACACCCTGCAAGTGCAAGGGGAAAGTACCTGGTTTGAACAGAGCAAATGGGCAGACAACCAAGAATATCGGGCCCAGGTGAGACAGGGGATTGAGAATGCAGAAAACTTTATTCTGATTGTCTCCCCCAGTTCGCTGACGTCGACTAGTTGCTTAGAAGAGCTGGACTGGGCCCAAACCCTCTGCAAGCGTATTGTTGCCGTCTCATACCAGCCGCTGGCGCAGCTGCAGATACCGACTGCCCTAGCAGCCTCTCTTTGGGTGGATTTTACTGCCCATGACGGCGACTTCTTGACGAACTTTGGCGAGTTGTACCGGATGCTCAAGAGCAATCCAGAGTATGTCCAGGCCCATACTCGCCTGCTGGTTAAGGCCCTGGAGTGGGAACAGTCTGGCCATGACGATAGCCTGCTGTTGCGCAGCCGAGAGTTGACTAATGCCAGCACTTGGCTACAGCAGGCTGCCCAACAGACACCGCCGCCCACCGATCGCCACCGAACCTATATCCAGGCCAGCCAGGCCCTACCGTTTCGGCGGATCAAACTGCGCTCTGCCGCGTTGATGGGGGCCATGGCTACCGTCTTCGTATTAGCGGCCCGCCTGTTGGGGGTACTGCAAGGAGCTGAACTTCAGGCCTATGACCATCTGTTGCGACGACAGCCCAATGAAGCCCCAGATGATCGATTCTTGATCGTGACTGTCGATGAGAACAGTGGTTCCCTGCTGCGAGAGCGCCTGATTGCCGGAGACTATGCCCCGACTATCGGCACCATTCCTGATGCTGCCTTGCAAGAAACCCTGAGGATTTTGGCAGAGCATCAGCCGCGTCTGATCGGCCTCGATTTTTATCGAGATTTTCCGGCAACCCCTGAATTGGCTAACAGCCTACGCAGCAGAGACACCATCATCACCCTCTGCAAGGCCAGCTATGAGGGCGAAGGGGTGCCCAAGTCCCCGGAAGTCCCCTGGGAACGGGTGGGCTTCAGTGATTTGGTCAGCGACACCATGACTGGTCCTACCTATATCCGGCGTCACTATATCATGCAGGCCCCTGACCCTGACTTTTGTAATACCCCTAGGTCCTTTAGTTTGCTGCTGGCCAGCCGTTACCTAAAGCAGGAGGCAGCCATCAGCCGCACTGATCCCTTGCTCCCAGTGGGGAACACCTATGAATTTCGCCGCGATGGTCTGGCCTTTGGCGAGACAGTCATCTCCAACCTGACCTTAGGCCGCGGCCCCTATTACCAGGATCCAGACTTCTTCAATGGCTATCAAACCCTGCTGAACTATAGAACTGGCCCCAATCCTGATACTGGTAAGGCGCGAGATCCGGGACAATTTGCTCCGCGGGTGTCCCTAGCAGACCTGCTGACCAATCAAGTGCCTAGACAATGGGTGGAAGATCGCATTGTGCTAATTGGCTATAGCGATCTGGCCGATCGCAATGCCGACTACTGGCAAACGCCCTATGGCGAGGTGCCCGGGGTAATTTTACAGGGACAAATGGCAAGTCAGCTGATTAGTCGCGTGCTAGATAATCGCCCCCTGATTCGCTGGTGGCCCCTGGGGGCAGAGGTGCTCTGGATTGCAGCCTGGGCCATGGTTGGCGGGCTAATCTTCTGGCGCATCGTGCGGTCGCGACGACTGATAGTTGCGATTGTTGTGAGCCTCGGCCTCTTATATGGCACAGCTTATATATTGATGGTTAGTAGTGCTCTCTGGATTCCCTTGGTTCCCCCTTTGATCACCTTCCTGCTCACGGCAACGGGAGTGGCTGTTCTAAATCACCGACTGCGGAATCCTTAGGGTGTTGAATGATGTCATCTACTAGTGCTCGACGGTGGCAATAGCCCCCTATTGGTTAAAGGCAGCAGCCTTGAGACGTCGAGAATTCTCCTTCTGCCTTCTGCCTTTCTGTACTAGTGGTGTTATCTACCGTATCTCCTAGTCATCTAAGGATGCTCTGACGCTATGCCTACCCCCACCTTTCGTCGTCGCCTCGTCCGCAGACTCGTACCCTTGGTTCTGGCAGTACCGATCATGGCTGCGATCGCACCCCAGGCTGAGGCTGGATTAATCGAACGCATCCAGTCTATTTTCGGTGGCGGTAATACTGGTGGCCAAGTCAGCAATGGCCGCAGCCGCGGTGGGGCCATCCGGAGAGAAGTCTGCGGGCAACCAGTAGCAGGAACTAGCGAGCTCGGCAGCACTAGCGAGTCGCAGCAGCCCAATCAGGGGGCCTCTCAGGCATCTGCGGCAGACGTCACCACGGAGCCCAGCTCTAACATGCTGGTAGTCCTAAGCCCGCCTACACGGCAAAAAACCACCCAGGCCCGCCCTTCGTTTTACCTCTACGTACCCTACGGGCAATCTGCCGAGAACATACGACTGTTCTTCGAATTGAGCCAGATTAATCCTGAAGTGCCTGTTCCCCATGCCCCCCGCACCATTGCCAACCTACCCCTACAGCTGCCAGAGACCCCAGGATGGGTCAGATTTCAGGTTCCCGAAGAGATCGCCCTGGAAGTCGGCAAGACCTATGCCTGGAACTTTAATATCCAATGCGTTGCCTCCGAGTCTGCCACTGCAACCGCGTCGGCTGAGACCGTCTCAGAGCCAGAGAGTACTTCTGAACCTCTAGACGATTCGGTTGATAGTTCGGTCGATAGTAATAGCGCAGGGTTCCCTATCATTACGAGTTTGCCAGCTAACAGTAGTGGTACCTCGGCTCAACCATCTGGACAAGAAGATACGTTATCAGTCACAGCAGACAACAGCTTAGAAACCGATGGCATCTGGGGACAAGTTGAGCGCATTGAGATGCCGCCCAGGTTGATGGTGCGGTTGGACGAACTGGCCGCCAGAGAGTACTTCCCGGTCTATTTAGAATACGAACTCTGGTTTGAGATGGTGTCTAACCTGGCCACCTTTCAACCGCCCGAATGGCAGGAATTACTGGCCAATTATGAGGCCCTACTGCCATCGCCGGCAGCATCAGACACCACAACGGCGGATGCCGAGGCGGTGACAACTGACACTGATACCGCCAGTCCCGCTGAAAGCAGTGAGATCTCGGCAATCACGGCAGACTCAGAGATTGAGTTACAGGTGATCCGCCCGCTAGAATCCTTACCCATAGAGTAGGCGTCAGAGTAGGATCGACCTAACGCCAACTCCCCACCAGCACGTAGGGCGCCCAGAAACGGGGGCGGCCACCATAGCGATC
This portion of the Halomicronema hongdechloris C2206 genome encodes:
- a CDS encoding TIR domain-containing protein, giving the protein MNPIQDAFISYGRADSKQFVRKLSDRLLESGIEVWVDFEDIPLGVDYQKQIDDAIDKADNFIFVIAPHSINSAYCLLEVERALKHNKRIIPLLHVEQISYDTWKERNPEGTAADWDTFRSAGKHSSFPNMHPAISKINWVYCREGIDDFDQSFQGLLDIFQRSRDYVRQHTTLLSQALTWERNQRQIQYLLAGESLQQAEAWLKTRFREVQSPCWPTDLQCEFITESIKNANNYMTQAFLSHAEEDAAIAREVHLSLRRMGFTTWTSWSDIRTGVDFQAAIDLGIEAADNLIYLLSPASLRSHYCQYELNYALRLNKRIIPLLVRPVDLETVPEPLRVLQFIDLSDNTQPSDYWSDESDLIRALNREATYYDTHKRLLVQALKWQRQRQNPSILLRGYELRQAESWLTVAKQHPQHPPVSIQTDFIETSRQQPLDITIDVFISCSEKDLDFARRLNDTLQVQGESTWFEQSKWADNQEYRAQVRQGIENAENFILIVSPSSLTSTSCLEELDWAQTLCKRIVAVSYQPLAQLQIPTALAASLWVDFTAHDGDFLTNFGELYRMLKSNPEYVQAHTRLLVKALEWEQSGHDDSLLLRSRELTNASTWLQQAAQQTPPPTDRHRTYIQASQALPFRRIKLRSAALMGAMATVFVLAARLLGVLQGAELQAYDHLLRRQPNEAPDDRFLIVTVDENSGSLLRERLIAGDYAPTIGTIPDAALQETLRILAEHQPRLIGLDFYRDFPATPELANSLRSRDTIITLCKASYEGEGVPKSPEVPWERVGFSDLVSDTMTGPTYIRRHYIMQAPDPDFCNTPRSFSLLLASRYLKQEAAISRTDPLLPVGNTYEFRRDGLAFGETVISNLTLGRGPYYQDPDFFNGYQTLLNYRTGPNPDTGKARDPGQFAPRVSLADLLTNQVPRQWVEDRIVLIGYSDLADRNADYWQTPYGEVPGVILQGQMASQLISRVLDNRPLIRWWPLGAEVLWIAAWAMVGGLIFWRIVRSRRLIVAIVVSLGLLYGTAYILMVSSALWIPLVPPLITFLLTATGVAVLNHRLRNP
- a CDS encoding DUF928 domain-containing protein, which gives rise to MPTPTFRRRLVRRLVPLVLAVPIMAAIAPQAEAGLIERIQSIFGGGNTGGQVSNGRSRGGAIRREVCGQPVAGTSELGSTSESQQPNQGASQASAADVTTEPSSNMLVVLSPPTRQKTTQARPSFYLYVPYGQSAENIRLFFELSQINPEVPVPHAPRTIANLPLQLPETPGWVRFQVPEEIALEVGKTYAWNFNIQCVASESATATASAETVSEPESTSEPLDDSVDSSVDSNSAGFPIITSLPANSSGTSAQPSGQEDTLSVTADNSLETDGIWGQVERIEMPPRLMVRLDELAAREYFPVYLEYELWFEMVSNLATFQPPEWQELLANYEALLPSPAASDTTTADAEAVTTDTDTASPAESSEISAITADSEIELQVIRPLESLPIE